One window from the genome of Bacillus rossius redtenbacheri isolate Brsri chromosome 10, Brsri_v3, whole genome shotgun sequence encodes:
- the LOC134536200 gene encoding vacuolar protein sorting-associated protein 41 homolog isoform X2, with amino-acid sequence MEASVASEAEVSELQTDTDTAGAGICVEGDIVEDDEEEEEEEEDDDEEEEPKLKFARVANDLRNILTKDAASCIAVHPKFVCIGSLWGVIHMLDHQGNSIRSKELHAHSVAVNQISIDQSGDFIASCSDDGKVFVCGLYSTEESQSVVIGRLVKSVAIDPAYSKPGSGRRFITGDERLVLHERTFLSRLKSTVLYEAEGSVQNIRWHGQFVAWASDIGVRVYDVSARHSLGLIKWNRNPGALPEDYRCNLCWKSGSVLLVAWVDTVRICKVRKRSTLEMTGRDDPEYVVQQISMFTTDFYLCGIGPLDSQAVLLGFPKEPDAEGKAQRPQLYVVEPRDMDSVEVSMVSLTLRGYQDYKCNDYHLECLVEENRFFIVSPKDVVEASPYDADDRVQWLLDHGKYEAAMEAVTQLEGRDLKRFTVLEVGRIYLDHLLAAGRYDEAGKLALKLFGKDKKRWEEEVFKFARVKQLRAVSKYLPRGDHALDPHVYEMVLYEYLKMEPQGFLQVVKEWSPTLYNVPAVVNAVLEHLLVSERERAVLLEALAILYTHERKYDKALAMYLKLKHAGVFQLIRKHNLFGAIHDTIEELMDLDVDRAIATLLEKEAVPADVVVARLQRNPRYLYLYLDALDKRDAKEVARKYHGLMVRLYADFARDKLLPFLRRSDRYPIQEALDACRQRGFHPEMIYLLGRMGNTQEALTLIIRELQDVEQAIEFCKEHDDPELWGDLVECSLDRPEFISFLLSRIGTYVDPRMLVRRIRPGLAVPRLRASLVKMMHDYKLQVSVQEGCRKILAADYFELHRRLVALQQRAVAVDDDQVCRACHRPIILRDLSGADNVVVFHCKHCFHEGCVPGAQTRGLCAICHSATAVLPDK; translated from the coding sequence ATGGAAGCATCGGTAGCGAGCGAGGCAGAGGTGTCGGAGCTTCAGACCGACACTGACACGGCAGGCGCAGGCATTTGCGTGGAAGGGGACATCGTGGAAgatgatgaggaggaggaggaggaggaggaggatgatgACGAGGAGGAAGAGCCAAAATTAAAGTTTGCGCGGGTGGCCAACGACTTGCGCAACATCCTGACCAAGGATGCGGCCAGCTGCATCGCGGTGCACCCCAAGTTCGTCTGCATCGGCAGCTTGTGGGGTGTCATCCACATGCTGGACCACCAGGGCAACAGCATCCGCAGCAAAGAGCTGCACGCCCACAGCGTCGCAGTCAACCAGATCAGCATCGACCAGAGCGGAGACTTCATAGCCAGCTGCTCGGACGACGGCAAGGTGTTCGTCTGCGGCCTGTACTCGACAGAGGAGAGCCAGAGCGTGGTGATCGGCCGCCTGGTCAAGTCCGTCGCCATCGACCCCGCCTACTCCAAGCCGGGCTCCGGGCGCCGCTTCATCACCGGGGACGAGCGCTTGGTGCTCCACGAGAGAACCTTCCTGTCGCGCCTCAAGTCCACGGTCCTGTACGAGGCCGAGGGCAGCGTCCAGAACATCCGGTGGCACGGCCAGTTCGTGGCGTGGGCGAGCGACATCGGCGTGCGGGTGTACGACGTCAGTGCCCGCCACTCACTCGGCCTCATCAAGTGGAACCGCAACCCCGGGGCGCTCCCGGAGGACTACCGCTGCAACTTGTGCTGGAAGAGCGGCAGCGTGCTCCTGGTGGCCTGGGTGGACACGGTGCGAATCTGCAAGGTGCGCAAGCGCAGCACGCTCGAGATGACGGGCCGGGACGACCCAGAGTACGTGGTGCAGCAGATCTCTATGTTCACCACGGACTTCTACCTGTGTGGCATCGGGCCGCTGGACAGCCAGGCTGTGCTGTTGGGGTTCCCGAAGGAACCAGACGCTGAGGGCAAGGCCCAGAGACCCCAGCTGTATGTGGTGGAGCCCCGGGACATGGACAGTGTCGAGGTGAGCATGGTCAGCCTGACGCTGCGCGGCTACCAGGACTACAAGTGCAACGACTATCACCTGGAGTGCCTGGTGGAAGAGAACCGCTTCTTCATCGTGAGCCCCAAGGACGTGGTGGAGGCGAGCCCCTACGATGCGGACGACCGCGTGCAGTGGCTGCTGGACCACGGCAAGTACGAGGCCGCCATGGAGGCGGTGACGCAGCTCGAGGGACGCGACCTGAAGAGGTTCACGGTGCTGGAGGTGGGGCGCATCTACCTGGACCACCTGCTGGCGGCCGGCAGGTACGACGAGGCGGGCAAGCTGGCGCTGAAGCTGTTCGGCAAGGACAAGAAGCGGTGGGAGGAGGAAGTGTTCAAGTTCGCCCGGGTGAAGCAGCTGCGTGCCGTGAGCAAGTACCTGCCGCGCGGCGACCACGCCCTCGACCCGCACGTGTACGAGATGGTGCTGTACGAGTACCTGAAGATGGAGCCACAGGGCTTCCTGCAGGTGGTGAAGGAGTGGTCGCCGACGCTGTACAACGTGCCGGCCGTGGTGAACGCGGTGCTGGAGCACCTGCTGGTGAGCGAGCGCGAGCGTGCCGTGCTGCTGGAGGCGCTCGCCATCCTCTACACGCACGAGCGCAAGTACGACAAGGCGCTGGCCATGTACCTCAAACTGAAGCACGCGGGCGTGTTCCAGCTGATCCGCAAGCACAACCTGTTCGGGGCCATCCACGACACCATCGAGGAGCTGATGGACCTGGACGTGGACCGGGCCATCGCCACGCTGCTGGAGAAGGAGGCCGTGCCCGCGGACGTGGTGGTGGCCCGCCTCCAGAGGAACCCGCGCTACCTGTACCTCTACCTGGACGCGCTGGACAAGCGAGACGCCAAGGAGGTGGCGCGCAAGTACCACGGCCTCATGGTGCGGCTGTACGCCGACTTCGCCCGCGACAAGCTGCTGCCGTTCCTGCGCCGCAGCGACCGCTACCCCATCCAGGAGGCCCTGGACGCCTGCCGGCAGCGCGGCTTCCACCCCGAGATGATCTACCTGCTGGGCCGCATGGGCAACACGCAGGAGGCCCTGACGCTCATCATCCGCGAGCTGCAGGACGTGGAGCAGGCCATCGAGTTCTGCAAGGAGCACGACGACCCCGAACTGTGGGGTGACCTGGTCGAGTGCTCGCTCGACCGGCCCGAGTTCATCTCCTTCCTGCTGAGTCGCATCGGCACGTACGTGGACCCGCGCATGCTGGTGCGCCGCATCCGGCCCGGCCTGGCCGTGCCGCGCCTGCGCGCCAGCCTCGTCAAGATGATGCACGACTACAAGCTGCAGGTGTCCGTGCAGGAGGGCTGTCGCAAGATCCTCGCCGCGGACTACTTCGAGCTGCACCGCCGCCTCGTGGCGCTGCAGCAGCGCGCCGTGGCGGTGGACGACGACCAGGTGTGCCGCGCGTGCCACCGCCCCATCATCCTGCGCGACCTCAGCGGCGCGGACAACGTGGTCGTGTTCCACTGCAAGCACTGCTTCCACGAGGGCTGCGTGCCGGGCGCGCAGACGCGGGGCCTGTGTGCCATCTGCCACTCCGCGACCGCCGTGCTCCCGGACAAGTGA
- the LOC134536200 gene encoding vacuolar protein sorting-associated protein 41 homolog isoform X1: MYTNRWQQSQVSSKRVPEQSKMEASVASEAEVSELQTDTDTAGAGICVEGDIVEDDEEEEEEEEDDDEEEEPKLKFARVANDLRNILTKDAASCIAVHPKFVCIGSLWGVIHMLDHQGNSIRSKELHAHSVAVNQISIDQSGDFIASCSDDGKVFVCGLYSTEESQSVVIGRLVKSVAIDPAYSKPGSGRRFITGDERLVLHERTFLSRLKSTVLYEAEGSVQNIRWHGQFVAWASDIGVRVYDVSARHSLGLIKWNRNPGALPEDYRCNLCWKSGSVLLVAWVDTVRICKVRKRSTLEMTGRDDPEYVVQQISMFTTDFYLCGIGPLDSQAVLLGFPKEPDAEGKAQRPQLYVVEPRDMDSVEVSMVSLTLRGYQDYKCNDYHLECLVEENRFFIVSPKDVVEASPYDADDRVQWLLDHGKYEAAMEAVTQLEGRDLKRFTVLEVGRIYLDHLLAAGRYDEAGKLALKLFGKDKKRWEEEVFKFARVKQLRAVSKYLPRGDHALDPHVYEMVLYEYLKMEPQGFLQVVKEWSPTLYNVPAVVNAVLEHLLVSERERAVLLEALAILYTHERKYDKALAMYLKLKHAGVFQLIRKHNLFGAIHDTIEELMDLDVDRAIATLLEKEAVPADVVVARLQRNPRYLYLYLDALDKRDAKEVARKYHGLMVRLYADFARDKLLPFLRRSDRYPIQEALDACRQRGFHPEMIYLLGRMGNTQEALTLIIRELQDVEQAIEFCKEHDDPELWGDLVECSLDRPEFISFLLSRIGTYVDPRMLVRRIRPGLAVPRLRASLVKMMHDYKLQVSVQEGCRKILAADYFELHRRLVALQQRAVAVDDDQVCRACHRPIILRDLSGADNVVVFHCKHCFHEGCVPGAQTRGLCAICHSATAVLPDK, translated from the exons ATGTATACAAACAGATGGCAGCAGTCACAG GTGAGCAGTAAGAGGGTGCCAGAGCAAAGCAAGATGGAAGCATCGGTAGCGAGCGAGGCAGAGGTGTCGGAGCTTCAGACCGACACTGACACGGCAGGCGCAGGCATTTGCGTGGAAGGGGACATCGTGGAAgatgatgaggaggaggaggaggaggaggaggatgatgACGAGGAGGAAGAGCCAAAATTAAAGTTTGCGCGGGTGGCCAACGACTTGCGCAACATCCTGACCAAGGATGCGGCCAGCTGCATCGCGGTGCACCCCAAGTTCGTCTGCATCGGCAGCTTGTGGGGTGTCATCCACATGCTGGACCACCAGGGCAACAGCATCCGCAGCAAAGAGCTGCACGCCCACAGCGTCGCAGTCAACCAGATCAGCATCGACCAGAGCGGAGACTTCATAGCCAGCTGCTCGGACGACGGCAAGGTGTTCGTCTGCGGCCTGTACTCGACAGAGGAGAGCCAGAGCGTGGTGATCGGCCGCCTGGTCAAGTCCGTCGCCATCGACCCCGCCTACTCCAAGCCGGGCTCCGGGCGCCGCTTCATCACCGGGGACGAGCGCTTGGTGCTCCACGAGAGAACCTTCCTGTCGCGCCTCAAGTCCACGGTCCTGTACGAGGCCGAGGGCAGCGTCCAGAACATCCGGTGGCACGGCCAGTTCGTGGCGTGGGCGAGCGACATCGGCGTGCGGGTGTACGACGTCAGTGCCCGCCACTCACTCGGCCTCATCAAGTGGAACCGCAACCCCGGGGCGCTCCCGGAGGACTACCGCTGCAACTTGTGCTGGAAGAGCGGCAGCGTGCTCCTGGTGGCCTGGGTGGACACGGTGCGAATCTGCAAGGTGCGCAAGCGCAGCACGCTCGAGATGACGGGCCGGGACGACCCAGAGTACGTGGTGCAGCAGATCTCTATGTTCACCACGGACTTCTACCTGTGTGGCATCGGGCCGCTGGACAGCCAGGCTGTGCTGTTGGGGTTCCCGAAGGAACCAGACGCTGAGGGCAAGGCCCAGAGACCCCAGCTGTATGTGGTGGAGCCCCGGGACATGGACAGTGTCGAGGTGAGCATGGTCAGCCTGACGCTGCGCGGCTACCAGGACTACAAGTGCAACGACTATCACCTGGAGTGCCTGGTGGAAGAGAACCGCTTCTTCATCGTGAGCCCCAAGGACGTGGTGGAGGCGAGCCCCTACGATGCGGACGACCGCGTGCAGTGGCTGCTGGACCACGGCAAGTACGAGGCCGCCATGGAGGCGGTGACGCAGCTCGAGGGACGCGACCTGAAGAGGTTCACGGTGCTGGAGGTGGGGCGCATCTACCTGGACCACCTGCTGGCGGCCGGCAGGTACGACGAGGCGGGCAAGCTGGCGCTGAAGCTGTTCGGCAAGGACAAGAAGCGGTGGGAGGAGGAAGTGTTCAAGTTCGCCCGGGTGAAGCAGCTGCGTGCCGTGAGCAAGTACCTGCCGCGCGGCGACCACGCCCTCGACCCGCACGTGTACGAGATGGTGCTGTACGAGTACCTGAAGATGGAGCCACAGGGCTTCCTGCAGGTGGTGAAGGAGTGGTCGCCGACGCTGTACAACGTGCCGGCCGTGGTGAACGCGGTGCTGGAGCACCTGCTGGTGAGCGAGCGCGAGCGTGCCGTGCTGCTGGAGGCGCTCGCCATCCTCTACACGCACGAGCGCAAGTACGACAAGGCGCTGGCCATGTACCTCAAACTGAAGCACGCGGGCGTGTTCCAGCTGATCCGCAAGCACAACCTGTTCGGGGCCATCCACGACACCATCGAGGAGCTGATGGACCTGGACGTGGACCGGGCCATCGCCACGCTGCTGGAGAAGGAGGCCGTGCCCGCGGACGTGGTGGTGGCCCGCCTCCAGAGGAACCCGCGCTACCTGTACCTCTACCTGGACGCGCTGGACAAGCGAGACGCCAAGGAGGTGGCGCGCAAGTACCACGGCCTCATGGTGCGGCTGTACGCCGACTTCGCCCGCGACAAGCTGCTGCCGTTCCTGCGCCGCAGCGACCGCTACCCCATCCAGGAGGCCCTGGACGCCTGCCGGCAGCGCGGCTTCCACCCCGAGATGATCTACCTGCTGGGCCGCATGGGCAACACGCAGGAGGCCCTGACGCTCATCATCCGCGAGCTGCAGGACGTGGAGCAGGCCATCGAGTTCTGCAAGGAGCACGACGACCCCGAACTGTGGGGTGACCTGGTCGAGTGCTCGCTCGACCGGCCCGAGTTCATCTCCTTCCTGCTGAGTCGCATCGGCACGTACGTGGACCCGCGCATGCTGGTGCGCCGCATCCGGCCCGGCCTGGCCGTGCCGCGCCTGCGCGCCAGCCTCGTCAAGATGATGCACGACTACAAGCTGCAGGTGTCCGTGCAGGAGGGCTGTCGCAAGATCCTCGCCGCGGACTACTTCGAGCTGCACCGCCGCCTCGTGGCGCTGCAGCAGCGCGCCGTGGCGGTGGACGACGACCAGGTGTGCCGCGCGTGCCACCGCCCCATCATCCTGCGCGACCTCAGCGGCGCGGACAACGTGGTCGTGTTCCACTGCAAGCACTGCTTCCACGAGGGCTGCGTGCCGGGCGCGCAGACGCGGGGCCTGTGTGCCATCTGCCACTCCGCGACCGCCGTGCTCCCGGACAAGTGA